One Eurosta solidaginis isolate ZX-2024a chromosome 1, ASM4086904v1, whole genome shotgun sequence genomic window, TGACTGGTCCGTGAGGACCtgacatagactaaatgagtccatagtgttaccagaagttagcTAAACGACCAAACCGAAAAATCCTATCAAACCGTCATAAAAAACTTCGTCCTTatggcaaacactagaagctcTCTAGAACATATGCTACtgtttgcttctagatctgatagatGTGCCACTTCTAATAGTCGGAGTCTTAGTTCGGCGAGTGGAGGGCATTAGTACAGAAGGAGCtagatcgttttctcctccaacctgcactttCCACTACTGCTATCACTGGATTGGCTCATTGAGAAGCATGTGacgtactactcccaaagtaatctaaataaagatcagtttgcaatactgaatattggagtgatttattcaacagtttagcgattcgaacgttagcagcaggtttcaaataagaggaatttccctaaattcgttagaATATTTTTGGAAGTAAAACTTCAAACGTTTCGCTAGGCTCAAAGGTTAATTAAGATGTCGCAATATTTATAATCACAATAACAATCCCCAAAAACGCTCTTACACTAGCACAACTTGCTTCACCGTTATGTGTCAATCGAAATTCATTTATAGAGTCGCAGACAACTGCGAGTTCAAACGTTTGCTTATGCGCCTTGCTGCAGTTTACGGCGCGGAAAGTAGTATACTAAATCTAGTTAGTTAtcgttttttataataaaacatgttcaccttaaaattttttcataaaacacTGTACAACAGCAATTTTGCGACAGGGTTAccatggtatttttttttaattggctttgtACAAACACATTTCTCAGAGCGAACTTAGAGTTGATCTTGTCtagtttaatttaaatttgatCAAAAGTTATACGGCCTTATGAAAGTAGTTACCTTTTATATTAACACTTGGAAACTTCATCCACCACTTTTTATAACAGTGTTACTTTACCAACATTCAGATTCGTTGCTACttttcgataactaatcgataacaaatcgataactttttcataacgAAGCAATAGCTTTGCGATAGATAATTGATAATTTATTatttcgataaaatatcgataacttttgacataaaataaataaactttcGCTACTGATTACAAAACGATAAATTTTGTTGTAACTTTGCCAAAGGACTCTTGTGACTCTTTAATTTTTAACCCTAGTTCGGCCGACAATTTTTACACCTATTTTTGGCCGACGCAGTCACCCCGATGACTGCCAGAAAAGGAATAAAAGTGTTCAACCCGTTACAGTTGTctataactaaaattataaaaccgtattttgtattttttctacttaaaattcattaagttagaATGTTACGGAAAACgagttaacaaaatttattaaaaatgtgtttttttgagGGGAGAATATGAAAAAGTCACCCCGGTGACTCGTCGGCCGAACTAGGCTTAAGTGCAAATTAAAATATTCCAGACGTGCTGGATTATAAGTATGTTTAGCAAATAGTCTGTGCGAAGTGCATTTTCTGTACAATATTATGGGTACTCGGTTGTGAGAAATTGTCCAAATTTTGTCGGACTGCGTAAGTAGTAGCTTTTCTACAACTCTATTAGTTGTGCCGTTCCAGATTAGAATGGATTTCTAAAGTCTGCTGAATGTTGCCAAAACTTGACTTACAGAAAACATAATATTTGCCTTCCGTATCTATTTTTTCGCTTTTAGGGTCGAAACTTTGGATATGTTTTATTTAACAATACTTATAATacttttataaaatcaataactcattgtaatatatattttttgtactcACTCAGTTTCATTATTCTCAAACACCAATTCCCCCTGCACTGGTTCATAGTCTTTGCCTGCCTTGCCAGTACCATCCTCCGTCCAATATGGTATAATCACTTTACCACGCGCACCCGAATAACGTTGCACCTTCAATTCGTATGTACCGATCGATTCCGCGAACTCATGATTTTTCTGATTAAATGCAAATATGCCAGCATGATCATCATCGAGTATCATGACGGTAGCAACTTTAGGTATAGCCAAAATTGCCGGTTCCGACGGATTACTCAAACGCACATAAAAATGTTCATCTTGTTCGAAAACATCATCATcgataacttcgattttaaaacgtTGTTCATCGACACCCGGCGGAAAGGTGAGTACACCTTTTTTACCAATATAATCACTACCCGCTTCAGCCGAACCGTCTTCGGTTTGATATTCCACCGTCGTATAACTGGATAAATTACCACGACGTACAACGCGCAACTCAAATTCACCACAACTTTCCATAACGGTATAGTGGCCAGGCTCAAAGCAGATGCGTACCGTCGTATCATCTTCTCCAGCCTCCACTTCAACGCGCTGCAGCTGTGCTTTCACCTCATTCAAATCGGTGAGAGCACGTTCCTGCAATTTACGCATTATATTACCGCTGCCCATCATTTTACGTGTTGCTTGTATACGGTAGAAAGCGCGCGATTTGGGGCCTCGATTAATCAATTGCTCCTGAGCCATCATTTCTAATTGCTCCAGATCGCTTTGTGGATACTTTTTACGTAGTTCTTTCAGCGTTGAAATGTATTCACGTCGTGCATCTTCAAAATCTTTCATGTCTTCATTCTCCGCCAACTCCTTAATACTTTCATGACGATTCATCTCGAGCACGGCATCACCCTCAGCGCTCACAATAACGCCACGCTTATTCATGCGATAATTCTTGTCAAGGTATTTATAAATCAATAAACGCCTGTCGGCTATATAAGCCGTCAGTACGGTAGCGGGGAAGAATAAGAATGTTAATAGACCTTCCCATACTTCAACACGTCCCGGTGAGATTTGTGCCAATATCAAATATAACCAAATGTAAGCAAATAATGACCAAGTGGCCGTTACAATGAAGACGCGCAAATGTTTAATTTTACGCACTTGACCATTTGGGATGACATAAATACATATGGCGATTATAACAAAAAGATTATAAGCGGCTGAGCCGACAATTGTGCCTGGACCTAAATCACCAGCTTCGAAACCTTTTTGAAACATTTCAATAACGGACAGTAGAATTTCGGGTGCACTCGAACCCAAAGCCATCAGCGTCAAATTGGCCACTGTCTCATTCCAAACGCGCACTACTACGATTTGTGTTTCGCCTCCCTTCTTCTTGATGACAACCTCCTTCTCCTTGGACGTGATCACTTCAATCGCCGCCATAAAACGATCTGACACAATTGAAACGCCAATGAACAAATAACACATCGCTAAGAAGTACACAAGGCCCCGCGCAACGCGATCACCGGTACTCACATTGTCGATTGGCATCCAAGCTTTAAGCAACAGACCATCTTTGCATTGCAATGAACTGCCGCTGTTCTGCGGCAAGGCGGTGACATTATCACCTGCGCCTCCTTTCATATTATTCTCTTTATCGCCCTCATCTCTTAATTCATTGCCAGTACTTGAAGTGCCCTCGTCTCTCCTGCCACCACTACCAATACCTCCGGCTTCAGCAACAGCACTCACGTCCAAGCTCGCTCCCCCTTCGCTATTCTGATTGTTGGACGTTGTTTCAGCGCATTCGACAAGCATGAGCGTTGTTGTGCACACCAAGAGCGTTAAGATGAAGATCGCTGAAAATTTTAAGTCGCTGCGTAAGCGTTTTCTACTATAGAATTTCGcgcccattgtttttttttttgatagactcTTTATGCTCGCTGATgttcgtcttcttcttcttatttcaaCCCGCTTATGCAATGGTGAACTATGACATAGACCGGCTTAatgtaaaaactttaaaaattaaagtaaacgCTGTGTAAGTCTCTTGCAGTTTTGGTGTTGTCAAATATTTATCGACTAAATCTTGGTTGTTCGTTGCAGAAACGCTTTGTTCtttctctctctccctctctctctctctctctctttagtTTCAGCTCTTGTGTGGCTCGCAAATTGGACGGAGCGTTCGCGAGTATGTCTTTGAGTTAGTGTGTGTTTTGTGGCTTGGTGCTGTGCTCTGCTTACTCACTTGATCTGTGATTACTACGGATTACCTGATGAGTACTGTTTGTAGCTGAAAAAGCAGTGTAGGGCggattttgtgtttattttactcTATGatggtgttttttttcttttaattttttctttttggttctGTGCTTTGTATGATGCCTTCGGCTTTTCTATTGATTTTCTATAAAGCGAGTGTATTAGCTATGCAGATGTGTCTTTATATCAAGTTTTGGCCTTGTTTTGCTGTTGCGTATGTGTATTATTTTAAGTTTGGAAATTTCGGTAAAAGTTGCGGTTATCTGCTTTACTATGAAGCGCGTGCTATGCtctaaattttatatacataaatattttttataactaTCAATTACTTTGTATTAtcaataatttttactatttttttttttctttatttataaatttctctAAACATTTGCTTATTGTTTAGTGAAATTCGAAACTAATGATTATGCATTTattctttaaaactttttttcaataactttctataatttttttttttacttttttttttggtgtaatAAAGCGTGTGCCATTCACCGTCTGCATCTAAATACCGTTCTACGGTGCTTATTGTGCTGCACTAAACTAGGAAGCTgcatgttttttgttgttgttttcaagtagttttttttttatattattacataTCTTTATTTTTCTAaactaaatttatatattttatgcttGTTTATACAGCTGCTTTTGTTATGAAAATATTTTGCATGAAACTACAATGAAggattttagaaaaacaaaaaaatggtttGGACAGAGTTCAGTTGCGCAATTCCCCGTTTGATATTACTGGAGTTGTATATTATTAATTCAAACCGTCAATTCTGGCGTTTTTTAGTTAgtgctttatatttttttgttgtaaagtgGCGTAGTGGATTCGAATTCGTTGACTGGTGTGCTGGGTTGGAAGATTGAACGCTGTGAATgagacaaaaattttaaatattagtaaaatattggtttttaaaataaatacaaagagTCTTTTCTctaaaaaaaactattaacatttttaaaaagtggaATTAAAGCTTTTCTTTTTAAACAGCTAATTTTATTGTGCAGTAAACCGACCGAGGAATGAAACAGTTCAAATGCATTTTTCGTTAATCCTAGTTTGATATTCGCATAGCAAGCCGAAAGCATACCACAATCGGTTGGAATACAACGatcaatatatttattgtatgcAACAACATAAGgttaatactgttacgaatattagcaacactaaggagtgctcccatctctaagccgatgctaagcagtgacgtgatttCATATCCATAGAtcaattattatgtatctacacaaacgaaacaataattgcgtctacacatatgtaccatgtacgtatacgagcagcggagaatcaatgcacaaacacatgcatacatctgagatgctcctgaaagtatgcaatgagagaagctaaaatcgtgcaattgtagttacagctgagaagtttgagagctgatggactagtagattctggaagtgcctagaagatgcgaacgttgaaatcaaagagtataaaaggcaacaagtgtataggcgctggaattcagtttgatttgagctgtcaagcagtttcgattaagacgctatctagcgagcaagagcagtattattttgaaagtcagtttcatttgagctatcaatcagtttgcgaagtactttaataaaggccattttgcattattacatattggagttatttattcaacagtttagtgattcgaacttagcagagggttgaaaataagaggatttgcaagtaaattcgttacaattgatgtcagaagaggaatcgttgaataaattccagaggacaacaaggacatggcaatgttcagtgaattgaagatccagcaactgaagaaggagttggagagcggTGGAtagaatacaagcggcgttaaactcgaacttcaggcacggctacgagaggcaatggacgCAGAAGGAaatgatgtggacgagtatgtcttttgacctgatgaggacgagacaacaacaaaaatttaaaagaaaaacgaaacatcgcagacagttactagcacagacttgaacatgattttggctgtaatatctgcacaaacatcgacagtaaaagaaatgtcgtcagaaataacatcgaagattgaagcacaggacacaaatttcatcacaactggaagaacagaagacgtatatggtatcccaattggaatcgcaggaaacccgcataacatcacaattggaagaacagaagacatatttggcatctcaactggaagcgcaagaggcacgtacatCTGAAaagtcggcacaaatttcggaacaggtatcatcgcagctctttgtgaaactggaagggCAGGATgcacaaattttacaactcgaggacaaaattgatgtcgaaatagaagcgttaaaaggtcgtatggagcagttacaactaaaccgctcagctgtttcagcaagcaatctaaagttaaaaacaccatcatttgacgcttctgttcctttccaggtcttcaagctacagtttgagaagaccgcagcagtgaacaactggaatgcggaagataaagttgctgcactattcatggcgttgaaagggcctgcatctGAGATTTtaccagagggcgaacggaactgttatgaagcattgatgggcgctctagagagacgatacggaattgagcataggagacagatataccaaatggagttgctgaaccgcgtccagaggcctggtgaaacactgcaagagtttgcgtcggatattggaatgctagcacatttagcgaatgcggacgcacccgtggaatacactgaacgggtaaagattcagagctttataaatggcatacgggaaatcgaaacaaagcgagctatatacgcaaacccaaagccaacattcgcagaaacggtgtcacaagctctgattcaggaaacagcgtcgcttctatgtaagccagttttcaaagcacgctgtgttgaagtagaaaggccagaatgggtagacgcaatattggaggcgctgaaaggatcgcaaaagcggagtgaaaaagttatcaaatgcgggaagtccggtcacattgcacgtcattgcgatcttggtcctaatagttccaacaatgtgggtggccgtaaacgcaaagctggaggagatgagcaagagcgagtaagaggtagagatcgagagatagatccagctattgaatgccccgtgatatctgtgttgcaaattggtagaaaatcgagcagtcttaccgtcagagggaatgtggatggtaaagaacgtgtactgactgtaggtacgggcgcatctcattccttgatccgatctgacttggtcaacaggagaataaaaccgttacctggagcaaggttgcgtacggtcactggcgagtataaccaagttcagggagaagtgatatgtgaagtcttgattggaaaggtgacggttctacacaaattcgttgtggcgaagatcgttgaagaagtcatattgggagtggacttcttggttgaccatgacatcaagatcgatatgcagagaagtatgatgcgttatgagaaccaggatataccacttaacttcagtttgcggaaaggattcagtagtaatcgagtactgttggagaagactcgacaaaaaccacggaagtcaaaggcaaaggttaataggtcgaatgggccaaataaagcaaaaccaaaagtatctgcgagagaaacactggcattgacaaaacctaaaagacgcagaaaaacgaagcaacgaatttccgagaaagaatgcgagggtagtttcaagccggagcgcactactcttgtgaaatgtgggaacgatactgattatgcgaagccaatccgtaaACGcgagctctacgaagtagttcattggccaagcaacagagtgcgagggaacgatccagggtaatgagtagtaagacgaagcacaggtacgacaagaaaaataatttggaaggtttccgggagggagatttggtactgctatacaaccctcaccggcggaaaggtgttccatccaaatattggtgcagttgggaaggcccgtacagagttgtgaagacgatcagtgatgtcatctaccgcatataaGCAATTGAAAAATCACGAAAtggaagagtggtacatttggcaatgctagcagcgtttagatcgagagatttgtctgatcgggacgatcatacttaggtggagggcagtgttacggatattagcaacactaaggagtgctgccatctctaagccgatgctaagcagtgacgtgaattcacgtcCATAGAtcaattattatgtatctacacaaacgaaacaatacttgcgtatacacatatgtaccatgtacgtatacgagcagcggagaatcaatgcacaaacacatgcatacatctgagatactcctgaaagtatgcaatgagagaagctaaaatcgtgcaattttagttacagctgagaagtttgagagctgatggactagtagattctggaagtgcctagaagatgcgaacgttgaaatcaaagagtataaaaggcaacaagtgtataggcgctggaattcagtttgatttgagctgtcaagcagtttcgattaagacgctatctagcgagcaagagcagtattattttgaaagtcagtttcatttgagctatcaatcagtttggttattaagcaagctattcgttgcacagtttgagtgttattgtgaagtactttaataaaggccattttgcattattacatattggagttatttgttcaacagtttagtgattcgaacttagcagagcgttgcaaataagaggatttgcaagtaaattctttACAGTACATACAAAATTACTATAGAACGACTAATACGGAAACTTTACGTGCGCCCAAAAACCACACTACAATAGAGTAGCCCAACCAACATAGACCAATAGACGTGCGATGCGAGCAATTGGCAATAGTGTTTCcattttatttagcttttttatactcagttgagcagagctcacagagtatattaactttgattggataacggttggttgtacaggtataaaggaatcgagatagatatagacttccatatatcaaaatcatcagtatcgaaaaaaaatttgatcaaaccatgtccgtccatccgtccgtccgttaacacgataacttgagtaaattttgaggtatattgacgaaatttggtacgtaggttcctgggcactcatctcagatcgctatttaaaattaacgatatcggactataacgacgcccactttttctatatcgaaaatttcgaaaaatccaaaaagtgcgataattcattaccaaagacggataaagtaatgaaacttggtaggtgagttgaacttatgacgcagaatagaaaattagtaaaattttggacaatgggcgtggcaccgcccccttttaaaagaaggtaatttagaagttttgcaagctgttatttggcagtcgttgaagatatcatgatgaaatttcgcaggaacgtcactcctattactatatgtatgcttaataaaaattagcaaaatcgaagaacgaccacgcccacttttaaaaaaaaattttttaagtcaaattttaataaaaaatgtaatatctttacagtatataggtaaattatgtaaacattcaacaccagtaatgatatggtgcaacaaaatacaagaataaaagaaaatttcaaaatgggcgtggctctgccctttttatttaatttgtctaggatacttttaatgccataagccgaaaaaaaatgtactaatccttgtgaaatttggtaggggcatatattctatgacgataactgttttctgtgaaaaagggcgaaatcggttgaagccacgcccagtttttatacacagtcgactgtctgtccttccgatcggctgttaacacgataacttgagcaaaaatcgatatatctttactaaactcagttcacgtaaatatatgaattaaaaaaaactcttggtataaaaaatggccgaaatccgactatgaccacgcccactttttagatatcgaaaattatgaaaaatgaacaaaaaaaatgccataattctataccaaatacgaaaaaaaaattaaacatggtaattggattggtttattgacgcaaaatataactttagaaagaaaactgtaaaatgggtgtgacacctaccatattaagtagaagaaaatgaaaaagttcttcagggcgaaatcaaaaacccttggaatcatggcagaaatactgttcgaaagatgatggtctgggtcatcctggtccacattttggtcgatatctcgaaaatgccttcacatatacagctaccaccaccctcttttaaaaccctcattaataccattaatttgatacccatatcgtacaaacacattatagagtcacccctggtccacctttatggcgatatctcgaaaaggcgtccacctatagaactaaggcccacgcccttttaaaatactcattaacacctttcatttgatacacatgtcatacaaacacattccagggttaccctaggttcattttcctacatggtgattttccatagctctcaactgagtatataatggtcggttacacccgaacttagccttccttacttgtttcaagctCGATTTACCTTTTGTTTTCTCCGTTCAGCTTGAAAAGTTGCGATTTAgccttaagctgcagacattggtgcgttatcggtaaccgtatcggtaaccttataacagctgattcgaccaaacttatgggaatcaatgcaatcgattattggtgccgctaaggtcgtaaccgtatcgtaaccaaccaattggtttttggttttccgccgtaACGTTAAACAGCTGATTATGTTAGGGATATGACTAGAGCGATActacaaacggcaccaatgactccgctttaagctttttttcagctttttttttagaaattgtttagctctttttagcttctttcaaaattttagaaaatctagataaacagttttatgtagattaaattttaagaacattgcaTGAATTTGGGCTAGATTTAAAAAATGTGAGGGGCATTGTGGTGggcagaaatcgaggcgtagtaactttTTTAAGGCAACATCAACCTAATGTCATTTTCGTTCCGTATGTTTGGCACTCGATTGTATTACTGAGCGAAATTGAtgtttttgatttcagaaacatttaactggTTTTCTAAGTCCACATGTAAAAGAGCTACGCAATGATATGTATATACTGCGTAAAACGACGGACTCGACCAGTTGCAAATCACATCCACACGAATGGGATAACTCCTTTCTTTTCTGTACTTATGTGAAAaggcataatatttatttgaaagataccaTTGTGTGTAAGGCTTATAGCTTATATAAAATAGAACTTACgcagggccgcggagaggggggGCCGCCAGGGCAATTGACATGGGGCCCgtaaggtttttgggggcccggcaaggcaaagcagtattgacagtactctaactaggatttcatagatacatacatgttgctacaaaaaattgttataaaattgaaaatcactaaattAAAATCATAAGCGTCCAACCAAATAATATGGGGCAAGTCattgtcgaaataaaatgtgattttaagttagataaacgtttttgacacaattttataagcgctatctgtcaaaaatgcttcaactaacttaaaatctcATTTTATTGCGACTATAGCTTtgcccctatcggtttggtcatattgctttttcataataattgataataaactagagccttaatttgaaaaatttagtacATTTGACTTGGTTTGCGAAGCGAAAATTTGTgaaaacatatgagtatgccgtggataagcttacataagtcagtttcgcgttaattgttgcaagcttcgtatttcttttgtcagtggtgcaattattagtaaattttttaatttgtgaatTTAATTTCGGTTGTAATTCTTCACGGGCCTTCTAAAGACATACACTAAGCactgatttataaaatttaaaggaatctattaaataaatgaaatggaaAAATTAATGCATCACTCATTTACTTCGAGAGTGTCACAATTCAAAAATCATCATTTTAcagttaaatacaaaaaaaaaaaattatcatgaTCTATATTGTGTAAAAAAGTCTTGATGATTCGTGGAAAATTGGGGGCTTGagataaaaatttatttctaGCTTTACGCGCCCAATATATAATAACCCTTCAGGTTTAGAAGCAAAAGGCtcaaagtgaaattttttttctaacttttagttACAGTCATATTTGTGTAGTTTTGTTTATGGACACAGGGTTTGTTTATAGCCGGGCCATAACCCTACTACCCAGAAATTACAATAAGTGctcaactttaatttttaatgtcTCGATATAATGTGTCTGTTGAAATCTTAAAATGGCTCTCTTGAAAAGTTGTGTGTTTTGAAAAGTGTTGctgttgaagtaaatgagcgatatatttTTGCACGTGTAAGTTTTGTTGGCAAAAAATGTTGCCAAGGATACTATGTTTTGAAAAAAGGCGTAAAA contains:
- the Calx gene encoding sodium/calcium exchanger Calx isoform X5, whose product is MGAKFYSRKRLRSDLKFSAIFILTLLVCTTTLMLVECAETTSNNQNSEGGASLDVSAVAEAGGIGSGGRRDEGTSSTGNELRDEGDKENNMKGGAGDNVTALPQNSGSSLQCKDGLLLKAWMPIDNVSTGDRVARGLVYFLAMCYLFIGVSIVSDRFMAAIEVITSKEKEVVIKKKGGETQIVVVRVWNETVANLTLMALGSSAPEILLSVIEMFQKGFEAGDLGPGTIVGSAAYNLFVIIAICIYVIPNGQVRKIKHLRVFIVTATWSLFAYIWLYLILAQISPGRVEVWEGLLTFLFFPATVLTAYIADRRLLIYKYLDKNYRMNKRGVIVSAEGDAVLEMNRHESIKELAENEDMKDFEDARREYISTLKELRKKYPQSDLEQLEMMAQEQLINRGPKSRAFYRIQATRKMMGSGNIMRKLQERALTDLNEVKAQLQRVEVEAGEDDTTVRICFEPGHYTVMESCGEFELRVVRRGNLSSYTTVEYQTEDGSAEAGSDYIGKKGVLTFPPGVDEQRFKIEVIDDDVFEQDEHFYVRLSNPSEPAILAIPKVATVMILDDDHAGIFAFNQKNHEFAESIGTYELKVQRYSGARGKVIIPYWTEDGTGKAGKDYEPVQGELVFENNETEKFIPLGIIEEGSYEKDVLFYVNIGEPIIAPDNTIKLEALKFLNKFLDDEMVGLIEAAEKKAPEELTEEDKMALLGRPKLGEVVRAELRVKESKEFKNTVDKLVQRANASLLIGTSSWKEQFAEALTVTPDDDGEGGDDDEPPSPSCFDYVLHFLTLFWKLIFAFIPPTDIANGYLCFVVSIIGIGMVTALIGDVASHFGCTLGVKDAVTAICFVALGTSLPDTFASKVAAIQDKTADASIGNVTGSNAVNVFLGIGVAWTMAAIYHESNAEVFRVEAGTLAFSVTLFLSGAVVAVCLIMYRPNTEVL
- the Calx gene encoding sodium/calcium exchanger Calx isoform X3; its protein translation is MGAKFYSRKRLRSDLKFSAIFILTLLVCTTTLMLVECAETTSNNQNSEGGASLDVSAVAEAGGIGSGGRRDEGTSSTGNELRDEGDKENNMKGGAGDNVTALPQNSGSSLQCKDGLLLKAWMPIDNVSTGDRVARGLVYFLAMCYLFIGVSIVSDRFMAAIEVITSKEKEVVIKKKGGETQIVVVRVWNETVANLTLMALGSSAPEILLSVIEMFQKGFEAGDLGPGTIVGSAAYNLFVIIAICIYVIPNGQVRKIKHLRVFIVTATWSLFAYIWLYLILAQISPGRVEVWEGLLTFLFFPATVLTAYIADRRLLIYKYLDKNYRMNKRGVIVSAEGDAVLEMNRHESIKELAENEDMKDFEDARREYISTLKELRKKYPQSDLEQLEMMAQEQLINRGPKSRAFYRIQATRKMMGSGNIMRKLQERALTDLNEVKAQLQRVEVEAGEDDTTVRICFEPGHYTVMESCGEFELRVVRRGNLSSYTTVEYQTEDGSAEAGSDYIGKKGVLTFPPGVDEQRFKIEVIDDDVFEQDEHFYVRLSNPSEPAILAIPKVATVMILDDDHAGIFAFNQKNHEFAESIGTYELKVQRYSGARGKVIIPYWTEDGTGKAGKDYEPVQGELVFENNETEKFIPLGIIEEGSYEKDVLFYVNIGEPIIAPDDEMVGLIEAAEKKAPEELTEEDKMALLGRPKLGEVVRAELRVKESKEFKNTVDKLVQRANASLLIGTSSWKEQFAEALTVTPDDDGEGGDDDEPPSPSCFDYVLHFLTLFWKLIFAFIPPTDIANGYLCFVVSIIGIGMVTALIGDVASHFGCTLGVKDAVTAICFVALGTSLPDTFASKVAAIQDKTADASIGNVTGSNAVNVFLGIGVAWTMAAIYHESNAEVFRVEAGTLAFSVTLFLSGAVVAVCLIMYRRKKSIGGELGGPTPQKYIHSAIFFSLWLIYLVMSTLEAYGVIQGF